In one Macaca fascicularis isolate 582-1 chromosome 6, T2T-MFA8v1.1 genomic region, the following are encoded:
- the LOC102131540 gene encoding survival motor neuron protein-like yields MAMSSGGSGGGVPEQEDSVLFRRGTGQSDDSDIWDDTALIKAYDKAVASFKHALKNGDICETSGKPKTTPKRKPAKNKSQKKNTAAPLKQPGLKFNGPPPPPPPPPPHLLSCWMPPFPSGPPIIPPPPPICPDSLDDADALGSMLISWYMSGYHTGYYMGFRQNQKEGRCSHSLN; encoded by the coding sequence ATGGCGATGAGCAGCGGCGGCAGTGGTGGCGGCGTCCCGGAGCAGGAGGATTCCGTGCTGTTCCGGCGCGGCACAGGCCAGAGTGATGATTCTGACATTTGGGATGATACAGCATTGATAAAAGCATATGATAAAGCTGTGGCTTCATTTAAGCATGCTCTAAAGAATGGTGACATTTGTGAAACTTCAGGTAAACCAAAAACCACACCTAAAAGAAAACCTGCTAAGAATAAAAGCCAAAAGAAGAATACTGCAGCTCCCTTAAAACAGCCAGGTCTAAAATTCAATGGcccaccaccgccgccgccaccaccaccaccccacttACTATCATGCTGGATGCCTCCATTTCCTTCTGGACCACCAATAATTCCCCCACCACCTCCCATATGTCCAGATTCTCTTGATGATGCTGATGCTTTGGGAAGTATGTTAATTTCATGGTACATGAGTGGCTATCACACTGGCTATTATATGGGTTTCagacaaaatcagaaagaaggaaGGTGCTCACATTCCTTAAATTAA